One Streptomyces sp. NBC_01217 genomic region harbors:
- a CDS encoding ABC transporter substrate-binding protein: protein MRISRRAVAAAAVLATVLPLSACGGGSGDNSSDASGKVEGKITFQTWNLQANFKDYFNGVIADFEKKYPGTEVKWVDRPAEGYADKISADAAGGTLPDVVNVSPDLVAPLAKAGLALDLDKAAAKYRKEYLPGAWQSHQMPGMEGTYAFPWYLNTGPLFYNKSLFKDAGLDPEKPPTTYDELFDAGLELATKSKGKVATLANVPTIEDFGRYGGQLMNKEGTGFAFNDAKGVELLTHYKELYDAKALDPQALTATPESSGHKFLTGSVAMNPGSALDLENFKKQAPSLYKNIGITDQISSTGKANMYVMGVMVNAQTKQKPTAVAFAHYVTDATRQMDFAKQVAIFPSTAGSLDDPYFTEEDGTDVTRVRIAAAKSLKTAVNYTPVLFSDQMKTELRNQVAKALQGKQSPKEALDNAVKACDRLLQQS from the coding sequence GTGCGTATCTCCCGCAGAGCAGTAGCCGCTGCCGCCGTACTCGCCACCGTCCTGCCGCTGAGCGCGTGCGGAGGCGGATCCGGCGACAACTCGTCCGACGCCTCCGGGAAGGTCGAAGGAAAGATCACCTTCCAGACCTGGAACCTGCAGGCGAACTTCAAGGACTACTTCAACGGGGTGATCGCGGACTTCGAGAAGAAGTACCCGGGGACCGAGGTCAAGTGGGTCGACCGGCCGGCCGAGGGCTACGCGGACAAGATCAGCGCCGACGCGGCCGGCGGCACGCTGCCGGACGTCGTCAATGTCTCGCCCGACCTGGTCGCACCGCTGGCCAAGGCGGGGCTCGCACTGGACCTCGACAAGGCGGCGGCGAAGTACCGCAAGGAGTACCTGCCGGGCGCCTGGCAGAGCCACCAGATGCCGGGCATGGAAGGGACCTACGCCTTCCCCTGGTACCTCAACACCGGACCGCTCTTCTACAACAAGTCCCTCTTCAAGGACGCCGGACTCGACCCCGAGAAGCCGCCGACCACCTACGACGAACTCTTCGACGCAGGTCTGGAACTGGCCACCAAGAGCAAGGGCAAGGTCGCCACACTGGCCAACGTGCCCACCATCGAGGACTTCGGCCGCTACGGCGGACAGCTGATGAACAAGGAAGGCACGGGCTTCGCCTTCAATGACGCCAAGGGTGTCGAACTGCTCACCCACTACAAGGAGCTGTACGACGCCAAGGCACTCGACCCGCAGGCGCTGACCGCGACCCCCGAGTCGTCCGGCCACAAGTTCCTGACCGGGTCCGTGGCGATGAACCCGGGCAGCGCACTGGACCTGGAGAACTTCAAGAAGCAGGCCCCGAGTCTCTACAAGAACATCGGGATCACCGACCAGATCAGCAGCACCGGCAAGGCCAACATGTACGTCATGGGCGTCATGGTGAACGCGCAGACGAAGCAGAAGCCGACGGCCGTGGCCTTCGCCCACTACGTGACCGACGCGACGCGGCAGATGGACTTCGCGAAGCAGGTCGCCATCTTCCCGAGCACCGCCGGATCCCTCGACGACCCGTACTTCACCGAGGAGGACGGCACCGATGTGACCCGGGTCCGGATCGCCGCCGCCAAGTCCCTCAAAACGGCGGTCAATTACACGCCGGTGCTCTTCAGCGACCAGATGAAGACCGAGCTGCGCAACCAGGTGGCGAAGGCGCTCCAGGGCAAGCAGAGCCCCAAGGAAGCTCTTGACAACGCTGTCAAGGCCTGCGACCGGCTGCTGCAGCAGAGCTGA
- a CDS encoding LacI family DNA-binding transcriptional regulator: MKDIAQRAGVSESAVSFALNDRPGVSEITRDRIRRVAEQLGWRPSTAARALSGEGSATVGLVVARPAASLGVDSFFLQLISGIQEVLAERQLGLLFQVVEDVEAECAVYRRWWAEHRVDGVLVVDPRTDDPRPGLLDELGLPGVVIGALPGSDTGPHPGLSQVRADDAGAMAAIVGRLHELGHRRIVHIAGLPSLAHTDRRIRSLRIEADRRGLAEAHSVTTDYSDTEGAAVTRRVLEQSTPPTAIIYDNDVMAAAGATVVAGLGRSVPGDVSVVSWEDSALCRLTVPWLTALSRDTVAFGRIAARELTALLDGGAARTVQVPLPGLIERGSTAPAHGS; the protein is encoded by the coding sequence ATGAAGGACATCGCCCAGCGCGCCGGAGTGTCGGAGAGCGCCGTCTCCTTCGCGCTCAACGACCGCCCCGGCGTCTCGGAGATCACCCGGGACCGGATCCGGCGCGTCGCCGAGCAGTTGGGCTGGCGGCCGAGCACCGCCGCCCGCGCGCTGTCGGGCGAGGGGTCGGCCACCGTGGGGCTGGTCGTGGCGCGCCCGGCGGCGAGCCTGGGCGTGGACTCGTTCTTCCTCCAGCTGATCTCCGGCATCCAGGAGGTGCTGGCCGAGCGTCAACTCGGGCTGCTCTTCCAGGTGGTGGAGGATGTCGAGGCCGAGTGCGCCGTCTACCGGCGCTGGTGGGCGGAGCACCGCGTCGACGGGGTGCTCGTCGTCGATCCCCGTACGGACGACCCCCGCCCCGGCCTGCTGGACGAACTCGGGCTGCCCGGAGTCGTGATCGGGGCCCTGCCCGGCAGCGACACGGGTCCGCACCCGGGGCTCTCGCAGGTGCGCGCGGACGATGCGGGCGCCATGGCGGCGATCGTCGGCCGGCTGCACGAGCTGGGCCATCGGCGCATCGTGCACATCGCGGGGCTGCCTTCCCTCGCCCACACCGACCGACGCATCCGCTCCCTGCGCATCGAGGCCGACCGGCGCGGGCTGGCCGAGGCCCACTCGGTGACCACGGACTACTCCGATACGGAGGGCGCGGCCGTCACCCGCAGAGTGCTGGAACAGTCCACGCCGCCGACCGCGATCATCTACGACAACGATGTGATGGCCGCGGCCGGAGCCACGGTCGTCGCGGGCCTCGGCCGCTCCGTTCCCGGCGATGTCTCGGTCGTGTCGTGGGAGGACTCCGCGCTGTGCCGGCTGACGGTCCCCTGGCTGACCGCACTTTCCCGGGACACGGTCGCGTTCGGACGGATCGCCGCACGCGAGCTGACCGCACTGCTCGACGGCGGCGCGGCCCGCACCGTACAGGTGCCTCTGCCCGGGCTGATCGAACGCGGGAGTACGGCTCCGGCACACGGCAGTTGA
- the npdG gene encoding NADPH-dependent F420 reductase, translating into MTTNDNGSAPKPPAKDPWDLPDVSGLTVGVLGGTGPQGRGLAYRFARAGQKVIIGSRAADRAQAAADELGHGVEGADNAECARRSDVVIVAVPWDGHAKTLESLRDELAGKLVIDCVNPLGFDKKGAYALKPAEGSAAEQAAALLPESRVTAAFHHLSAVLLQDETVEEIDTDVLVLGEARADTDLVQALAGRIPGMRGVFAGRLRGAHQVESLVANLISVNRRYKAHAGLRITDV; encoded by the coding sequence ATGACTACGAATGACAACGGCAGCGCACCCAAGCCTCCCGCCAAGGACCCCTGGGACCTCCCCGATGTGTCCGGGCTGACCGTCGGTGTGCTCGGCGGCACCGGACCGCAGGGCCGCGGGCTCGCCTACCGCTTCGCCCGCGCCGGGCAGAAGGTGATCATCGGCTCCCGCGCCGCCGACCGCGCGCAGGCCGCCGCCGACGAGCTGGGACACGGTGTCGAGGGCGCGGACAACGCGGAGTGCGCCCGGCGCAGCGACGTCGTGATCGTCGCCGTGCCGTGGGACGGGCACGCCAAGACCCTGGAGTCGCTGCGCGACGAACTCGCGGGCAAGCTCGTCATCGACTGCGTCAACCCGCTCGGCTTCGACAAGAAGGGCGCCTACGCCCTGAAGCCCGCGGAGGGCAGCGCCGCCGAGCAGGCCGCCGCCCTGCTGCCGGAGTCCCGGGTCACCGCCGCCTTCCACCACCTCTCGGCGGTGCTGCTCCAGGACGAGACCGTCGAGGAGATCGACACCGATGTGCTGGTGCTGGGCGAGGCCCGCGCCGACACCGACCTCGTGCAGGCCCTCGCCGGCCGCATCCCCGGCATGCGCGGCGTCTTCGCCGGGCGGCTGCGGGGCGCCCACCAGGTCGAGTCGCTGGTCGCCAACCTGATCTCCGTCAACCGCCGCTACAAGGCGCACGCGGGTCTGCGTATCACCGACGTCTGA
- a CDS encoding MFS transporter: protein MTSAPSPAARLAALLPDLSPLRSSADFRLLWVQGLVTYFGSFMALIALPLQIKELTGSPLAVGAMGAVELVPLVVFGLYGGALADSADRRKVILGTEAGLGLLALVLLVNAALPDPMLWPLYLVAGGVSALSGLQRPALDSLMARIVPHDQLTAAAALNSLRWQFGAITGPAVAGLVVAYAGHATAYMVTVVTFAVSVLLCLRLAPAPPARDGQKPSLRGIAEGARYAWSRPVLLGTYAVDLAAMFFAYPNTIFPFLADELDAEWSLGLMYAAGSVGSLVLGLTSGWTSRVRRHGLFVVFGAAVWGLAIAAAGWFSGVWPVLVCLAVAGAGDMLSGLGRSTIWNQTIPEELRGRLAGIEVLSYSVGPQLGQVRAGAMAGWTGTRSAIWSGGVACVASVALLTAALPKLLTYDSETDEDAVRRREARESSPSGV from the coding sequence GTGACCTCAGCTCCCTCCCCTGCCGCCCGGCTCGCCGCTCTGCTGCCCGACCTCTCGCCCCTGCGCTCCTCGGCCGACTTCCGGCTGCTGTGGGTCCAGGGCCTGGTGACCTACTTCGGCAGCTTCATGGCACTGATCGCGCTGCCGCTCCAGATCAAGGAGCTGACGGGTTCACCGCTGGCCGTCGGTGCGATGGGCGCGGTCGAGCTGGTGCCGCTGGTCGTCTTCGGCCTGTACGGCGGGGCGCTCGCGGACTCCGCGGACCGCCGCAAGGTGATCCTGGGCACCGAGGCGGGGCTGGGGCTGCTCGCTCTCGTACTCCTGGTGAACGCCGCGCTGCCCGACCCGATGCTCTGGCCGCTCTACCTCGTCGCGGGCGGGGTCTCCGCGCTCTCCGGGCTCCAGCGGCCCGCGCTGGACTCCCTGATGGCCCGGATCGTGCCGCACGACCAGCTGACCGCGGCCGCCGCGCTGAACTCGCTGCGCTGGCAGTTCGGCGCGATCACCGGCCCTGCGGTGGCGGGGCTGGTGGTGGCCTACGCCGGTCACGCCACGGCGTACATGGTCACGGTGGTCACGTTCGCCGTCTCCGTGCTCCTGTGTCTGCGCCTGGCGCCCGCTCCGCCCGCCCGCGACGGCCAGAAGCCCTCGCTGCGCGGCATCGCCGAGGGAGCGAGGTACGCCTGGAGCCGCCCGGTGCTGCTGGGGACGTACGCGGTCGACCTGGCGGCGATGTTCTTCGCCTACCCGAACACGATCTTCCCGTTCCTCGCGGACGAGCTGGACGCCGAATGGTCGCTGGGCCTGATGTACGCGGCGGGTTCGGTCGGCTCGCTGGTCCTGGGCCTGACCAGCGGCTGGACGTCGCGGGTGCGGCGGCACGGGCTGTTCGTCGTCTTCGGGGCCGCGGTGTGGGGGCTGGCGATCGCGGCGGCCGGGTGGTTCAGCGGGGTGTGGCCGGTGCTGGTCTGTCTGGCGGTGGCGGGCGCGGGCGACATGCTCAGCGGTCTGGGCCGCTCCACGATCTGGAACCAGACCATCCCGGAGGAGCTGCGGGGCCGGCTGGCGGGCATCGAGGTGCTCTCGTACAGCGTCGGCCCACAGCTGGGCCAGGTGCGGGCCGGCGCGATGGCGGGCTGGACGGGGACCCGCTCCGCGATCTGGAGCGGGGGTGTGGCGTGCGTGGCCTCGGTCGCGCTGCTCACGGCGGCACTGCCGAAGCTGCTGACGTACGACTCCGAGACGGACGAGGACGCGGTGCGCAGGCGTGAAGCCCGGGAATCCAGCCCCTCCGGCGTCTGA
- the map gene encoding type I methionyl aminopeptidase: MSGQSLLVPGEITPIRSVPGNIRRPEYVGKPAPTPYTGPEIQDADTIERMRIAGRIAAQAMAEAAKHIAPGVTTDELDRVAHEFMCDHGAYPSTLGYRGFPKSLCSSLNEVICHGIPDSTVLRDGDIVNLDVTAYINGVHGDNNATYFCGDVDEESRLLVERTEESLNRAIKAVRPGRQINVIGRVIESYAKRFGYGVVRDFTGHGINSSFHSGLIIPHYDSPHATTVIQPGMTFTIEPMLTLGSHDYDMWDDGWTVVTKDRRRTAQFEHTLVVTETGTEILTLP, from the coding sequence ATGTCTGGCCAGTCGCTGCTCGTACCCGGGGAGATCACTCCCATCCGTTCCGTGCCCGGAAACATCCGGCGTCCCGAATATGTGGGCAAGCCGGCCCCCACCCCGTACACCGGTCCGGAGATCCAGGACGCCGACACCATCGAGCGCATGCGCATCGCGGGCCGGATCGCCGCGCAGGCGATGGCGGAGGCCGCGAAGCACATCGCGCCGGGCGTCACGACGGATGAACTCGACCGGGTCGCCCATGAGTTCATGTGCGATCACGGCGCCTACCCGTCGACGCTCGGCTACCGCGGATTCCCCAAGTCGCTCTGCTCCTCGCTCAACGAGGTGATCTGCCACGGCATCCCGGACTCCACCGTGCTGCGCGACGGCGACATCGTCAACCTCGATGTCACGGCGTACATCAACGGTGTGCACGGCGACAACAACGCCACGTACTTCTGCGGCGACGTGGACGAGGAGTCCCGGCTGCTCGTGGAGCGCACCGAGGAGTCGCTGAACCGGGCCATCAAGGCGGTCCGGCCGGGCCGGCAGATCAATGTCATCGGGCGGGTCATCGAGTCGTACGCGAAGCGCTTCGGGTACGGCGTGGTGCGCGACTTCACCGGGCACGGGATCAATTCCTCGTTCCACTCCGGTCTGATCATCCCGCACTACGACAGCCCGCACGCGACCACCGTCATACAGCCCGGCATGACGTTCACCATCGAGCCGATGCTGACGCTGGGCAGCCATGACTACGACATGTGGGACGACGGCTGGACCGTGGTGACGAAGGACCGCAGGCGCACCGCCCAGTTCGAACACACGCTGGTGGTGACGGAGACGGGCACCGAGATCCTGACGCTCCCGTAA
- a CDS encoding IS110 family transposase codes for MFEIEDVGVFLGLDVGKSAHHGHGLTPAGKKVFDKPLPNSEPKLRAVFDKLAAKFGTVLVIVDQPASIGALPLTVARDAGCRVAYLPGLAMRRIADLYPGEAKTDAKDAAVIADAARTMPHTLRSLELTDEITAELTVLVGFDQDLAAEATRTSNRIRGLLTQFHPSLERVLGPRLDHQAVTWLLERYGSPSALRKAGRRRLVELIRPKAPRMAQRLIDEVFDALDEQTVVVPGAGTLDIVIPSLAASLAAVHTQRRAMEAQINALLEAHPLSQVLTSMPGVGVRTAAVLLVTVGDGSSFPTAAHLASYAGLAPTTKQSGTSIHGEHAPRGGNRQLKRAMFLSAFACMNADPASRAYYDKQRARGKTHTQALLRLARQRISVLFAMLRDGTFYETRAPKDVELAA; via the coding sequence ATGTTCGAGATCGAAGACGTGGGCGTGTTCCTCGGCCTGGACGTCGGCAAGTCCGCTCACCACGGCCACGGACTCACCCCGGCCGGCAAGAAGGTCTTCGACAAGCCGCTGCCCAACAGCGAACCGAAGCTGCGGGCCGTGTTCGACAAACTTGCCGCGAAGTTCGGCACCGTCCTGGTCATCGTGGACCAGCCCGCCTCCATCGGTGCCCTCCCGCTGACCGTCGCCCGCGACGCCGGCTGCCGCGTCGCCTACCTGCCCGGCCTGGCCATGCGCCGGATCGCCGACCTCTACCCCGGCGAGGCCAAGACCGATGCCAAGGACGCCGCGGTGATCGCGGACGCGGCCCGCACCATGCCGCACACCCTGCGCTCGCTCGAACTCACCGACGAGATCACCGCCGAGCTCACCGTCCTCGTCGGCTTCGACCAGGACCTCGCCGCAGAGGCCACCCGCACCTCCAACCGGATACGCGGCCTGCTCACCCAGTTCCACCCCTCCCTGGAACGCGTCCTCGGGCCACGTCTGGACCACCAGGCTGTGACCTGGCTGCTGGAGCGCTACGGCTCCCCGTCCGCCCTGCGCAAAGCCGGCCGCCGCAGGCTCGTCGAACTGATCCGGCCCAAGGCCCCACGCATGGCCCAGCGGCTGATCGACGAGGTCTTCGACGCGCTCGACGAGCAAACCGTTGTGGTCCCGGGCGCCGGCACCCTCGACATCGTTATCCCCTCTCTCGCCGCGTCCCTGGCCGCCGTCCACACCCAACGCCGGGCAATGGAAGCCCAGATCAACGCCCTGCTGGAGGCCCACCCTCTTTCCCAGGTCCTGACCTCGATGCCCGGCGTCGGCGTCAGGACCGCCGCCGTCCTGCTGGTCACCGTCGGCGATGGCTCCAGCTTCCCCACCGCCGCCCACCTGGCCTCCTACGCCGGTCTCGCGCCCACGACAAAGCAGTCGGGCACCTCTATCCACGGCGAACACGCCCCCCGAGGCGGAAACCGGCAGCTCAAACGCGCCATGTTCCTCTCTGCCTTCGCCTGTATGAACGCCGACCCCGCCTCCCGCGCCTACTACGACAAGCAACGCGCCCGCGGCAAGACCCACACCCAAGCCCTCCTCCGCCTCGCCCGCCAACGCATCAGCGTCCTGTTCGCCATGCTCCGCGACGGCACCTTCTACGAGACTCGGGCGCCGAAAGACGTTGAGCTCGCCGCGTGA
- a CDS encoding biliverdin-producing heme oxygenase: MDATAAATPFSTLIRTASHEQHTEAETSTFMSDLLGGRLGVDAYTRYTEQLWFVYQALEEGAQALRSDPVAGPFIQPELMRTAELERDLAHLRGAGWREGLAPLPATAVYAARVAECARTWPAGYIAHHYTRYLGDLSGGQIIRDKAERTWGFARKGDGVRFYVFEGISNPASFKRGYRELLDAVNADDLEKQRIVDECKRAFALNTAVFRELGEVFPLSA, from the coding sequence TTGGACGCAACCGCCGCCGCCACGCCCTTCTCGACGCTGATCCGCACCGCGTCGCACGAGCAGCACACCGAGGCGGAGACCTCGACCTTCATGAGCGACCTGCTCGGCGGACGCCTCGGAGTCGACGCGTACACGCGCTACACCGAGCAGCTGTGGTTCGTGTACCAGGCGCTGGAGGAGGGGGCCCAGGCGCTGCGGAGCGACCCGGTCGCCGGTCCGTTCATACAGCCCGAGCTGATGCGCACCGCGGAGCTGGAGCGCGATCTGGCCCATCTGCGGGGTGCCGGCTGGCGCGAGGGCCTGGCGCCGCTGCCCGCCACGGCCGTGTACGCCGCCCGGGTCGCCGAGTGCGCCCGCACCTGGCCCGCCGGTTACATCGCGCACCACTACACCCGCTACCTCGGCGACCTCTCGGGCGGCCAGATCATCCGCGACAAGGCGGAGCGGACCTGGGGCTTCGCGCGCAAGGGTGACGGGGTCCGGTTCTATGTCTTCGAGGGGATCTCCAACCCCGCCTCGTTCAAGCGGGGTTACCGCGAGCTGCTGGACGCGGTGAACGCGGACGATCTGGAGAAGCAGCGCATCGTCGACGAGTGCAAGCGGGCGTTCGCGCTGAACACGGCGGTGTTCCGGGAGCTGGGCGAGGTGTTCCCGCTCAGCGCGTAG
- a CDS encoding PhzF family phenazine biosynthesis protein, which yields MSDSDFDVPAGIDVLRVFCGPDGRYGNHLGVVRDGRTYPDEASRQALARRLGFSETVFVDDPERGHVDIYTPGLRLPFAGHPLVGTAWLLDLEILELPVGEIFARQDGEFTWITARPEWAPPRTLERYASVAEVEALTGPPPGEGWLYVWAWEDEAAGRVRARAFPRRIDERGVSRSGGAGACTGGIVEDEATGAAALLLSAELGRALNIAQGRGSQILTAPAPDGTVEIGGRVALVVRG from the coding sequence GTGAGCGACAGCGACTTCGACGTACCCGCAGGCATCGACGTACTGCGCGTGTTCTGCGGTCCCGACGGCCGGTACGGCAACCACCTCGGTGTCGTACGCGACGGGCGTACATACCCCGACGAGGCGTCCCGGCAGGCGCTGGCCCGCCGGCTCGGCTTCAGCGAGACCGTGTTCGTCGACGACCCCGAGCGCGGGCACGTCGACATCTACACCCCGGGACTCCGCCTCCCCTTTGCCGGGCATCCGCTCGTCGGCACCGCCTGGCTGCTCGATCTGGAGATCCTGGAGCTGCCGGTCGGGGAGATCTTCGCCCGCCAGGACGGGGAGTTCACCTGGATCACCGCACGCCCCGAGTGGGCGCCGCCGCGCACGCTGGAGCGGTACGCGTCCGTCGCCGAGGTGGAGGCGCTGACCGGGCCGCCGCCGGGCGAGGGCTGGCTGTACGTATGGGCCTGGGAGGACGAGGCGGCGGGACGGGTCAGGGCGCGGGCGTTCCCGCGGCGAATCGATGAGCGCGGCGTCAGCCGCTCCGGTGGAGCCGGGGCTTGCACCGGGGGGATCGTGGAGGACGAGGCGACGGGGGCTGCGGCACTGCTGCTCAGCGCGGAGCTGGGCCGCGCCCTCAACATCGCACAAGGACGCGGCTCCCAGATCCTCACCGCACCCGCACCCGACGGCACAGTGGAGATCGGAGGCCGCGTCGCCCTCGTCGTCCGTGGTTAG
- a CDS encoding ATP-binding cassette domain-containing protein: protein MSAAGASVRTARPSFGVKSFAVKVTSGTASFRSPSLVTHAGEVLALVGPNGAGKSTLLAALAAELALRRAVLPQSATLSFPFPVEDVVRMGRAPWAGTERADEDDPAVAAAMAATEVTEFAARPFSALSGGERARVALARVLAQRAPLLLLDEPTAALDLRHQELVLRICRERAGAGDAVVVVLHDLGLAAAYADRAVVLHGGRIAVAGPPAEVFTGELLGEVYRQPVEVFAHPRTGTPLVVPTRTA, encoded by the coding sequence GTGAGCGCCGCGGGGGCCTCGGTGAGGACGGCGAGACCGTCCTTCGGCGTGAAGTCCTTCGCGGTGAAGGTGACGAGCGGGACGGCCTCGTTTCGCTCACCGTCGCTCGTGACGCACGCGGGCGAAGTGCTGGCGCTCGTCGGGCCCAACGGGGCAGGGAAGTCGACCCTGCTGGCGGCGCTGGCCGCCGAACTGGCCCTGCGCCGGGCCGTGCTGCCGCAGTCCGCCACGCTGTCGTTCCCGTTCCCGGTGGAGGACGTCGTACGCATGGGACGGGCGCCGTGGGCCGGGACGGAGCGGGCGGACGAGGACGATCCGGCGGTCGCCGCGGCGATGGCGGCCACCGAGGTGACCGAGTTCGCCGCACGCCCCTTCTCCGCGCTGTCCGGCGGCGAACGGGCCCGGGTCGCGCTCGCCAGGGTGCTGGCGCAGCGCGCCCCACTGCTGCTGCTCGACGAGCCGACCGCGGCGCTCGATCTGCGCCACCAGGAACTGGTGCTGCGGATCTGCCGGGAGCGGGCCGGGGCCGGTGACGCGGTCGTCGTCGTGCTGCACGATCTGGGGCTGGCCGCGGCGTACGCGGACCGGGCCGTCGTGCTGCACGGCGGGCGGATCGCGGTGGCGGGCCCGCCCGCCGAGGTGTTCACGGGCGAGCTGCTCGGCGAGGTCTACCGGCAGCCCGTCGAGGTGTTCGCGCATCCACGGACCGGGACGCCCCTCGTCGTACCGACAAGAACCGCTTGA
- the efeO gene encoding iron uptake system protein EfeO — MRAVRSSVVTAAAAVAALTAVTGCAEKSDGKGDGAVQVVAKDDSCEVSKKKLPAGHIELAVQNKGSKVTEVYVLFPDDRIVAERENIGPGTKAAITAEIKAGSYEIACKPGMKGNGIRQKIEVTGANAAKRSPEMDKAVAAYRTYVQAQADETLPKAKAFTDAVAAGDIEAAKKVYADSRLGWERTEPVAESFGDIDPKVDIREDGLEDGQKWTGWHRLEKALWQDKKLGAEEKALAPVLYKDLLDWQKRVGTAEITPTSMANGAKELLDEVATGKVTGEEERYSHTDLVDFKANVEGAQQSYELLKPIASKNDPALTASLDKQFAALNTLLDKYRTDKSSYEFTSYEKVGKADRKELSDAVNALAEPLSKLAAAVTK; from the coding sequence ATGCGAGCCGTTCGTTCCTCCGTCGTCACCGCTGCCGCGGCCGTGGCCGCACTGACCGCCGTCACGGGCTGCGCCGAGAAGAGCGACGGCAAGGGTGACGGCGCCGTGCAGGTCGTCGCGAAGGACGACTCCTGCGAGGTGTCGAAGAAGAAGCTGCCGGCCGGTCACATCGAGCTGGCCGTGCAGAACAAGGGCTCGAAGGTCACCGAGGTCTACGTCCTGTTCCCGGACGACCGCATCGTCGCCGAGCGCGAGAACATCGGCCCCGGCACCAAGGCCGCCATCACGGCCGAGATCAAGGCCGGTTCGTACGAGATCGCCTGCAAGCCCGGCATGAAGGGCAACGGCATCCGGCAGAAGATCGAGGTCACCGGCGCCAACGCGGCCAAGCGCAGCCCCGAGATGGACAAGGCCGTCGCCGCCTACCGCACGTACGTCCAGGCCCAGGCCGACGAGACGCTGCCGAAGGCGAAGGCCTTCACGGACGCCGTCGCCGCCGGTGACATCGAGGCCGCCAAGAAGGTCTACGCCGACTCCCGGCTCGGCTGGGAGCGCACGGAGCCGGTCGCCGAGTCCTTCGGCGACATCGACCCGAAGGTCGACATCCGCGAGGACGGCCTGGAGGACGGCCAGAAGTGGACCGGCTGGCACCGCCTGGAGAAGGCGCTGTGGCAGGACAAGAAGCTGGGCGCCGAGGAGAAGGCCCTCGCCCCGGTCCTCTACAAGGACCTGCTCGACTGGCAGAAGCGGGTCGGCACGGCGGAGATCACCCCGACCTCGATGGCCAACGGTGCCAAGGAACTCCTCGACGAGGTCGCGACCGGCAAGGTCACCGGCGAGGAGGAGCGCTACAGCCACACCGACCTCGTCGACTTCAAGGCCAACGTCGAGGGCGCGCAGCAGTCCTACGAGCTGCTGAAGCCGATCGCCTCGAAGAACGACCCGGCGCTGACGGCGTCCCTGGACAAGCAGTTCGCGGCGCTGAACACGCTGCTGGACAAGTACCGCACGGACAAGAGCTCGTACGAGTTCACCTCGTACGAGAAGGTCGGCAAGGCGGACCGCAAGGAGCTCTCGGACGCGGTCAACGCGCTGGCCGAGCCGCTGTCCAAGCTCGCCGCCGCGGTCACCAAGTAA